In one uncultured Cohaesibacter sp. genomic region, the following are encoded:
- a CDS encoding amidohydrolase family protein, translating to MTITVFTNARLLDLQGGTLTAPSAVLVEGDRISGIGATDGFPEGAKVIDLAGKTLMPGLIDCHFHVVAYSLDLWANAIAPDSLAGLRAAKVMSGLLDAGFTTIRDLGGADLGLVRGVEEGLIDGPDLVICGKGLSMTGGHTDLRQRTDVRPRCPWLAPRQHGRSG from the coding sequence ATGACAATCACAGTTTTCACAAATGCAAGATTGCTGGACCTTCAGGGTGGCACACTGACCGCCCCGAGCGCCGTCCTCGTTGAGGGTGATCGAATTTCAGGGATTGGCGCAACGGACGGTTTTCCTGAAGGAGCCAAGGTGATCGATCTTGCTGGCAAAACCCTCATGCCGGGACTGATCGATTGTCATTTCCATGTCGTTGCCTATTCGCTTGATCTCTGGGCGAATGCCATTGCGCCGGACAGCCTTGCCGGGCTGCGTGCCGCAAAAGTCATGAGTGGTCTGCTCGATGCAGGCTTCACCACCATCCGCGATCTCGGCGGTGCCGATCTCGGTCTCGTGCGCGGCGTGGAAGAAGGTCTGATCGATGGTCCGGATCTGGTGATCTGCGGCAAAGGCCTGTCCATGACTGGTGGCCACACCGATCTGCGTCAGCGCACAGACGTGCGCCCCCGATGCCCTTGGCTGGCGCCTCGGCAACATGGGCGTTCTGGTTGA